The following are encoded in a window of Pseudoalteromonas tetraodonis genomic DNA:
- a CDS encoding phospholipase effector Tle1 domain-containing protein: MSDKTLIFNFDGTGSEPRDADQFSTEHFKEDASISNILKLHLLLGGKLDDSPTTPFSKQLSFYYQGIGTKGSRLKRILNQALAPRSDDVASILNQAINDFKQHYQSGDTLLLTGFSRGAALARRFAKCLEPLIHEKVYLCVFDTVASIGMSKVSKATWGAEHVIFENHTIASNVSEALHCVALDEKRRAFEPTLMNQQANITELWFAGAHSDVGGGYYRDGLADICLRYALEWLIAQPLSVSLLTSHDIDYENLLPESNLVAQDDVTVIPDPLALSHQQNYFWLNSFFKLVDRQCCVLIDDEISHVAPLIHHSVAQRINKLTSYRPESLKNLHYKMIYSDDSTLNFMGLSAHIMLANQNMSLLSINQSQDVMVYASEAYNATGLMLAQGATYRFTPYPNQYWYDDGIKCSPSGWHRDNVQLGVKEIPMALLEPFRRLATSQWFSLIGTIGQSDEHAFEIAEGVEITIKKSGEFCPFANDLSRFYGANAGRIKLKVTRLS; the protein is encoded by the coding sequence ATGTCGGATAAAACGCTTATTTTTAATTTTGATGGTACCGGCAGTGAACCCCGAGACGCAGATCAGTTTAGTACAGAGCATTTTAAAGAAGACGCCAGTATTTCTAATATTTTAAAACTACACTTATTGCTCGGTGGTAAACTTGATGATTCTCCCACCACCCCATTTTCCAAACAGTTAAGTTTTTATTACCAAGGCATAGGCACTAAAGGCAGTCGTTTAAAACGAATTTTAAATCAAGCACTCGCCCCACGTTCAGACGATGTAGCCAGCATTTTAAATCAAGCTATTAATGATTTTAAACAGCATTACCAAAGCGGCGATACCCTCCTACTTACCGGCTTTAGCAGAGGCGCTGCATTAGCGCGGCGATTTGCAAAGTGCTTAGAGCCACTCATACATGAAAAGGTGTATTTATGTGTGTTTGATACAGTGGCCTCAATTGGCATGTCAAAAGTGAGTAAAGCCACTTGGGGTGCAGAGCATGTTATTTTTGAAAATCACACCATTGCCAGTAATGTCTCTGAGGCGCTGCACTGTGTAGCGCTTGATGAAAAACGTCGCGCCTTTGAACCGACGTTAATGAACCAGCAAGCTAACATTACCGAGCTGTGGTTTGCAGGAGCCCATTCTGATGTGGGAGGCGGCTACTATCGCGATGGACTTGCCGATATTTGCTTGCGTTATGCACTTGAGTGGCTCATTGCTCAGCCACTGTCAGTTTCATTGCTAACCAGTCATGACATCGATTACGAAAACCTTTTACCTGAGAGTAACTTGGTTGCCCAAGACGATGTGACTGTTATTCCCGATCCACTGGCGTTAAGTCATCAGCAAAATTACTTTTGGCTAAACTCATTTTTTAAACTTGTTGATAGGCAGTGCTGTGTATTAATTGACGATGAAATCAGCCACGTCGCCCCATTAATACATCACAGTGTTGCACAGCGAATTAATAAACTAACCAGCTATCGCCCCGAATCGTTAAAAAACTTACATTATAAAATGATTTACAGCGACGACAGCACGTTAAACTTTATGGGACTCAGTGCCCATATAATGCTAGCCAACCAAAATATGAGTTTACTTAGCATAAACCAAAGCCAAGATGTGATGGTATATGCCAGTGAAGCCTACAACGCCACCGGCTTAATGCTTGCCCAAGGTGCGACCTACCGTTTTACACCTTATCCTAATCAATATTGGTATGACGATGGTATAAAGTGCTCTCCTTCTGGGTGGCATCGCGATAACGTGCAACTCGGCGTTAAAGAAATCCCTATGGCATTACTTGAGCCATTTAGACGTTTAGCTACATCGCAGTGGTTTAGCTTGATCGGCACGATTGGTCAAAGCGATGAACATGCCTTTGAAATTGCTGAAGGCGTTGAAATAACCATTAAAAAATCGGGAGAGTTTTGCCCTTTTGCTAATGATTTAAGTCGTTTTTATGGTGCGAATGCCGGTAGGATAAAACTTAAAGTAACGCGATTAAGCTGA
- the nagP gene encoding N-acetylglucosamine MFS transporter NagP translates to MTTNVMDTSKNSSVVPMAIVAVLFFILGFATWLNGSLMPYLSQILQLTPFQGSLILFSFYIAVTFTALPSAVLIKKVGYKNGMALGMGCMMLAGLLFIPAAMSQFFPLFLLAQLVMGAGQTLLQTAVNPYVVRLGPEESAAVRISIMGILNKGAGVISPMVFTALILSNFTGTVGTELSQEQVDDMANGLILPYLGMAIFIGLLAFAVKKSPLPELINDEVDAINDKGEIRETLSHPNLVLGAIAIFLYVAVEVIAGDTIGTFALSLGVEKYGVMTSYTMMFMVFGYILGILLIPKFISQQSALTASAVLGIVITLCILLLDAQSFVIANALLVPLGGANLPDVLLLIAFLGLANAIVWPAVFPLALSGLGKLTSTGSALLIMGIAGGAFGPVLWGLLSGFTSLQTGYSVLLPCYLFILFYAVKGHKMKKQ, encoded by the coding sequence ATGACAACCAATGTTATGGATACGTCCAAAAATAGTAGCGTGGTTCCAATGGCCATTGTTGCGGTATTATTTTTTATACTGGGCTTTGCTACTTGGCTAAATGGCTCATTAATGCCGTATTTAAGTCAAATTTTACAGTTAACTCCGTTTCAAGGGTCGTTAATTTTATTTTCCTTTTATATTGCCGTCACCTTTACTGCGCTTCCCTCGGCCGTGTTAATTAAAAAAGTTGGCTATAAGAACGGGATGGCGCTTGGCATGGGGTGTATGATGTTAGCGGGTTTACTGTTTATTCCTGCTGCTATGTCACAGTTTTTTCCTCTTTTTTTATTAGCCCAGTTAGTGATGGGCGCAGGTCAAACTCTATTACAAACTGCGGTTAACCCGTACGTAGTGCGTTTAGGGCCAGAAGAGTCGGCTGCTGTGCGTATTAGTATTATGGGTATTTTAAATAAAGGCGCAGGGGTTATTTCTCCGATGGTATTTACGGCCTTAATTTTAAGCAACTTTACCGGTACGGTAGGCACAGAGCTTAGCCAAGAGCAAGTTGATGATATGGCCAACGGCCTTATTTTACCTTACTTAGGCATGGCCATATTTATTGGTTTATTAGCTTTTGCGGTTAAAAAGTCGCCGCTACCTGAACTTATTAATGATGAAGTTGACGCAATAAACGATAAGGGTGAAATTCGTGAAACACTCTCTCATCCAAACTTAGTGTTAGGCGCTATTGCGATATTTTTGTACGTGGCGGTTGAGGTTATTGCAGGCGATACCATAGGTACTTTTGCACTATCGCTGGGAGTCGAAAAATATGGGGTAATGACCTCATACACTATGATGTTTATGGTGTTTGGTTATATTTTAGGTATTTTACTTATCCCTAAATTTATTTCTCAGCAGAGCGCTTTAACCGCATCGGCTGTATTAGGGATTGTTATTACATTATGTATTTTACTGCTTGATGCACAGTCGTTTGTTATTGCCAATGCGCTATTGGTGCCTTTAGGCGGCGCTAATTTGCCTGATGTTTTACTGCTGATTGCCTTTTTAGGCTTAGCAAACGCGATTGTTTGGCCTGCGGTGTTCCCACTAGCATTATCAGGGTTGGGTAAACTTACTAGTACTGGTTCTGCGCTTTTAATTATGGGGATTGCCGGAGGTGCATTTGGTCCCGTTTTATGGGGGCTACTGAGTGGCTTTACCTCGTTACAAACAGGCTACTCGGTGTTGTTACCTTGTTATCTATTCATATTATTTTATGCCGTGAAAGGCCATAAAATGAAAAAGCAATAA
- a CDS encoding MauE/DoxX family redox-associated membrane protein → MAKSAQLYRMATDEHICPFGLKSKDLLERQGFEVNDHLLTSRAQTDAFKQQHDVETTPQTFIDDKRIGGYDELRSFFNKSPAGQQGTTYTPVIAIFAVTLLLSLAFSLSGAGLSMYTLELFVALTMAVLAIQKLQDLNSFSNSFITYDLLAMKVIPYAYVYPFLEAFVGVAMIAALPVYLVAPISLLIGSVGAISVIKAVYIDKRELKCACVGGDSNVPLGFISLTENLFMIAAGIWMLVK, encoded by the coding sequence ATGGCCAAGTCAGCCCAATTGTATAGAATGGCAACCGATGAACATATTTGCCCATTTGGTTTAAAATCTAAAGATTTACTTGAACGTCAAGGCTTTGAAGTAAACGATCACTTACTCACCTCAAGAGCGCAAACCGATGCGTTTAAACAGCAACACGACGTAGAAACAACACCACAAACGTTTATAGATGATAAGCGCATCGGTGGCTACGATGAGCTTAGAAGTTTCTTTAATAAATCGCCTGCCGGTCAGCAAGGTACAACCTATACCCCTGTGATAGCGATTTTTGCGGTTACCTTGTTGCTCAGTTTAGCTTTTTCGTTAAGTGGTGCAGGGCTAAGCATGTATACACTTGAGCTTTTCGTGGCATTAACCATGGCGGTACTGGCCATTCAAAAGCTGCAAGATTTAAACAGTTTTTCAAATTCCTTTATCACTTACGACTTACTTGCCATGAAAGTGATTCCTTACGCTTATGTATATCCATTTTTAGAAGCCTTTGTTGGCGTGGCCATGATTGCAGCACTTCCGGTTTACTTGGTTGCACCTATCTCTTTGTTGATTGGTAGTGTCGGCGCAATATCCGTGATTAAAGCCGTGTATATAGACAAACGCGAACTTAAATGTGCCTGTGTTGGCGGCGATAGCAATGTACCGCTTGGCTTTATTTCACTAACCGAAAACCTATTTATGATAGCAGCCGGTATCTGGATGCTAGTTAAATAA
- a CDS encoding family 20 glycosylhydrolase — MKIKSLLTACCLALGLSACQGNVDEQNTVSVQLSPANDSAVELLAKTLQIKYQQVDNRPSAQCDPDIENGHCFKAYLHLTANSAINFDQWKIYFSQITPIQTAVSDEFTIKRVNGDIHVIELKDGFTGFKAGETKTITFYAHFWSLSQSDAIPNYIVVNNNDTAKVIESTKPKIDPETGLEVLPHVMPYTDYERQFKRTANDKTQWLSAERLFERNEKYDFSAYLTSQNQVSNVIAQQIIPSPRFSEFSQTQTLDISQGLNINYSGIDKTHLSAATQRLALLGINISDDAAAIKVTLNTVTKNDEFEGSYKLAIKADEIVINAADEAGIFYALQSLASLYQVNSNMLPVGEVIDAPHYQFRGVLVDVARNFRDKGFILKLLDQMAAYKLNKLHLHLGDDEGWRIEIPSLPELTDIGAKRCFDQSEQQCLMPQLGAGLDTSSAANGYYSVADYQEILKAASARHIQVIPSLDMPGHSRAAIKAMQARYNKYIKQGDKQKAEQFLLYDPLDTTVYSSVQHYNDNTINVCLDSSYAFIREVMEQVKGIHSDAQHPLTRYHIGADETAGAWVDSPACADFIKQNKLEITEASQLGSYFIERIANMLADMNIETAAWSDGLSHTNPENMPEVVQGNSWDLLMWNGHQRAHEFANRNWQVVLSSPDVLYFDFPYEADPQEHGYYWASRHINTEKIFQFMPDNLPIHAEFWLDREDNPYVADDTLQRDEQGKVVSAPLAKDKRFIGIQGQLWSENTRTNNMAEYKLFPRLLSLAQRAWHKADWAVPYDHNGFVYSQQTNRFSSALKQQRDQQWQTFAATMGLKEFPKLEMADVHYRLANAGAKIENGMLYANIAYPGLVIEYKQGSGQWQTYKQPVKVTQDVWIRSKTPSASRVSRKLKVTHR; from the coding sequence ATGAAGATTAAATCATTACTGACAGCATGCTGCTTAGCACTGGGTTTGAGTGCGTGTCAGGGCAATGTTGATGAACAAAATACGGTATCGGTTCAGCTAAGCCCTGCAAACGATAGCGCCGTAGAGTTACTTGCTAAAACCTTACAAATAAAATATCAGCAGGTTGATAACCGTCCATCAGCACAGTGCGATCCAGATATAGAAAACGGTCACTGTTTTAAAGCGTATTTACATTTAACCGCCAACTCGGCGATTAACTTTGACCAATGGAAAATTTACTTTAGTCAAATTACACCTATTCAAACGGCGGTTAGCGATGAATTTACTATTAAACGTGTTAATGGCGATATTCATGTCATTGAGCTTAAAGACGGGTTTACTGGCTTTAAAGCGGGTGAGACTAAAACGATTACTTTTTATGCGCACTTTTGGTCATTATCGCAAAGCGACGCAATTCCTAATTATATAGTTGTTAATAATAATGACACCGCTAAAGTGATTGAAAGCACAAAACCTAAAATTGACCCAGAGACAGGGTTAGAGGTGTTGCCACATGTTATGCCTTACACCGATTATGAACGTCAGTTTAAACGTACCGCGAATGATAAAACGCAGTGGCTTAGCGCTGAGCGCTTGTTTGAGCGCAATGAAAAATATGACTTTTCTGCTTATTTAACGTCGCAAAATCAAGTGAGCAATGTGATTGCTCAACAAATTATTCCGTCCCCACGTTTTAGCGAATTTAGCCAAACTCAAACGCTAGATATAAGCCAAGGGCTTAATATTAACTACTCAGGAATAGATAAAACACACTTATCTGCCGCAACACAAAGGTTAGCACTACTAGGTATTAATATAAGCGATGATGCAGCGGCCATTAAGGTCACACTTAATACAGTAACTAAAAATGATGAATTTGAAGGCAGCTATAAGTTAGCGATTAAAGCTGATGAAATTGTGATTAATGCCGCTGATGAAGCGGGCATTTTTTATGCTTTGCAAAGCTTAGCGAGTTTGTATCAGGTTAACAGTAATATGTTACCTGTGGGAGAAGTAATTGATGCACCGCATTATCAGTTTAGAGGTGTGTTGGTGGATGTTGCGCGTAACTTTCGCGACAAAGGCTTTATTTTAAAGCTGCTTGATCAAATGGCGGCTTATAAACTTAATAAGCTGCATTTACATTTAGGTGATGATGAAGGTTGGCGTATAGAAATCCCATCACTTCCTGAACTTACGGATATAGGGGCGAAGCGTTGTTTTGATCAAAGCGAGCAACAATGTTTAATGCCACAGTTGGGCGCAGGGCTTGATACTTCAAGTGCAGCAAACGGCTATTATTCGGTGGCTGATTATCAAGAAATACTTAAAGCGGCGAGTGCGCGTCATATTCAAGTGATCCCATCACTTGATATGCCAGGGCATTCTCGCGCTGCAATTAAAGCCATGCAAGCGCGTTATAATAAATACATAAAACAAGGCGATAAACAAAAAGCCGAGCAGTTTTTACTTTATGATCCGCTTGATACAACCGTGTATTCGTCGGTACAGCACTATAACGACAATACCATTAATGTGTGTTTAGACTCATCGTATGCGTTTATTCGTGAAGTAATGGAACAGGTAAAAGGCATACACAGTGATGCACAGCATCCGTTAACCCGTTATCACATAGGCGCCGATGAAACCGCCGGAGCGTGGGTTGACTCACCAGCTTGTGCTGATTTTATTAAACAAAATAAGTTAGAAATTACTGAAGCGAGTCAGCTGGGCAGCTATTTTATTGAACGTATTGCGAATATGTTGGCTGATATGAATATTGAAACCGCTGCATGGAGCGATGGTTTATCGCATACTAATCCAGAGAATATGCCAGAGGTTGTACAAGGTAATAGCTGGGATTTATTAATGTGGAACGGCCATCAACGTGCCCATGAATTTGCTAATAGAAATTGGCAAGTGGTACTCTCGTCGCCAGATGTGCTGTATTTTGACTTTCCGTATGAAGCAGACCCACAAGAGCACGGCTATTACTGGGCTTCAAGGCATATAAATACCGAAAAAATATTTCAGTTTATGCCAGATAATTTACCTATTCATGCTGAATTTTGGCTCGATAGAGAAGATAATCCCTATGTCGCTGATGACACGTTACAGCGTGATGAGCAAGGCAAGGTAGTATCAGCGCCTTTGGCAAAAGATAAACGCTTTATTGGTATTCAAGGGCAGTTATGGAGTGAAAATACGCGCACCAATAATATGGCCGAATATAAGCTCTTCCCACGGTTATTATCGTTGGCACAAAGAGCATGGCATAAGGCAGATTGGGCGGTTCCGTATGATCACAATGGCTTTGTTTATAGCCAACAAACAAATCGCTTTAGCTCAGCATTAAAACAGCAGCGCGATCAGCAATGGCAGACTTTTGCAGCCACAATGGGATTAAAAGAATTTCCTAAGCTAGAAATGGCTGATGTGCATTATCGTCTTGCAAATGCGGGCGCAAAAATTGAGAACGGCATGTTGTACGCCAATATTGCCTACCCTGGTTTGGTAATTGAATACAAACAAGGAAGCGGCCAATGGCAAACCTATAAACAACCCGTCAAAGTAACACAAGATGTATGGATTCGCTCTAAGACTCCATCAGCAAGTCGTGTAAGCAGAAAGCTCAAAGTAACGCACCGATAA
- the arfA gene encoding alternative ribosome rescue factor ArfA has product MAKKSKAKAVNKSAVDTGRGVIKHNALAALVTSKVFKPQVVKAKKGKGSFKRSNKHAGQESYLIAA; this is encoded by the coding sequence ATGGCGAAAAAAAGCAAAGCAAAAGCGGTTAACAAATCCGCAGTAGACACTGGGCGCGGTGTGATAAAACACAACGCATTGGCAGCACTGGTAACCTCTAAAGTATTTAAACCGCAAGTGGTTAAAGCCAAAAAAGGCAAAGGCTCGTTTAAACGCAGTAACAAACATGCAGGACAAGAGTCCTATTTAATCGCGGCTTAA
- the nagB-II gene encoding glucosamine-6-phosphate deaminase NagB-II: protein MFNTLMEKEAAQTPNVIEKQIIANQPLVEKIGHKLRDMAPKVVMMIGRGSSDHAGVFGKYLIEIEAGVPVSSAAPSVASVYGKTLKLEGAVVIVISQSGRSPDILAQAKMAKEAGAYCIALVNDEASPLQDIVDDFVPLKAGDEISVAATKSYLATLSALVHIVANWTQNESLLQGLKELPSALDAMIDSPTQLQPSEFANIKNMVVLARGLGFSISKEMALKLKEVCAIHAESFSSAEFLHGPVTLVEQGLVILDCSVDDETKESHQQQIAEVKKRGAHVISLNQNGINVHPRLAPFLVLQRFYLDVAKVALSRGFNPDEPKGLKKVTRTL, encoded by the coding sequence ATGTTTAACACCCTAATGGAAAAAGAAGCGGCGCAAACGCCAAATGTTATTGAAAAGCAAATTATTGCCAACCAACCTTTAGTGGAAAAAATTGGTCATAAGCTTCGCGATATGGCCCCTAAGGTGGTGATGATGATTGGTCGCGGTTCATCAGATCATGCTGGCGTTTTTGGTAAGTACTTAATTGAAATTGAAGCCGGTGTACCGGTCAGTTCAGCAGCGCCATCAGTGGCGAGTGTATATGGTAAAACATTAAAGCTTGAAGGCGCTGTGGTGATTGTAATTTCTCAATCAGGACGCAGCCCAGATATTCTCGCTCAAGCAAAAATGGCGAAAGAGGCGGGCGCTTATTGTATTGCACTGGTTAACGATGAAGCGTCACCATTGCAAGACATAGTAGATGATTTTGTCCCCCTTAAAGCCGGTGATGAAATTTCGGTGGCGGCAACAAAAAGTTACTTAGCCACGTTATCGGCATTGGTACATATTGTTGCTAATTGGACGCAAAATGAGTCATTATTACAAGGGCTTAAAGAGCTGCCTAGCGCGCTTGATGCAATGATAGACTCGCCAACTCAGTTACAGCCTAGTGAGTTTGCAAACATTAAGAACATGGTGGTATTAGCCCGTGGTTTAGGGTTTTCTATCTCAAAAGAAATGGCACTTAAGCTTAAAGAAGTGTGTGCTATTCATGCTGAGTCATTCAGTAGTGCAGAATTTTTACATGGTCCGGTAACCTTAGTTGAGCAAGGGTTAGTGATTTTAGATTGCTCGGTTGATGATGAAACTAAAGAGTCACATCAGCAGCAAATTGCTGAGGTTAAAAAACGCGGTGCACACGTGATTAGCCTTAATCAAAACGGTATTAACGTACACCCTCGATTAGCGCCATTTTTAGTATTGCAGCGTTTTTATCTTGATGTGGCAAAAGTAGCGTTAAGCCGTGGTTTTAACCCTGATGAGCCTAAGGGGCTTAAAAAAGTAACAAGGACATTATAA
- a CDS encoding LacI family DNA-binding transcriptional regulator — MRTTINDVAKDAGVSIKTVSRVINNETSVRDNTREKVMASVKKLNFQPNLAARSLAGTKAYSIAYIYDNPNAYYIIDMQNGILDTCKKQGFELLIHPCDAKEAHIIDEITSMIKRTRIAGILLTPPFSEMPHFVEKLTQLDLKVVRILSGHDAPDTLTPCIMIDDNLASKSITEHLINNGHTRIGFLAGGSEHNSTKERLEGYKAALKQYDITIDPSLIIDGEYSFESGVEGAKTLINQQNRPTAIVSCNDEIAAGALFAARLMNIDIPSELSITGFEDSPFSRQTWPKLTTAHQPNNKIAEDAASLLIAQIRNGNDRDIIKLYTPELVVRDSTAPPIAL; from the coding sequence ATGAGAACAACAATAAACGACGTGGCAAAAGATGCCGGGGTATCAATAAAAACGGTATCACGAGTAATAAATAACGAAACCTCGGTGCGTGACAACACCCGTGAGAAAGTCATGGCGTCGGTTAAAAAGTTGAACTTTCAGCCTAACCTTGCTGCAAGAAGTCTCGCAGGAACAAAAGCTTACAGCATTGCTTACATTTACGACAATCCAAATGCCTACTATATTATAGATATGCAAAACGGCATTTTAGATACGTGTAAAAAGCAAGGGTTTGAACTACTTATCCACCCATGCGATGCCAAAGAAGCACATATTATTGACGAAATAACCAGCATGATAAAACGCACCCGAATTGCCGGTATTTTACTCACGCCGCCATTTTCAGAGATGCCACATTTTGTTGAAAAGCTGACACAGCTTGACCTAAAAGTTGTGCGTATTTTATCGGGGCACGACGCCCCCGATACATTAACGCCCTGTATTATGATTGACGATAACCTCGCCTCTAAATCAATTACCGAACACCTTATAAATAATGGCCACACACGCATCGGCTTTTTAGCTGGGGGCAGCGAACATAACTCCACCAAAGAGCGCTTAGAGGGCTACAAAGCGGCTTTAAAACAATACGACATTACTATAGACCCTAGCTTAATTATTGATGGCGAATACTCATTTGAATCCGGGGTTGAGGGTGCTAAAACACTCATTAATCAACAAAACAGGCCAACCGCTATCGTCTCATGTAACGATGAAATAGCCGCCGGTGCGTTATTTGCAGCCAGATTAATGAACATTGATATACCCAGCGAGCTTTCTATTACAGGGTTTGAGGATAGCCCATTCTCACGCCAAACATGGCCAAAGCTCACTACAGCGCATCAGCCAAATAATAAAATTGCTGAAGATGCAGCCAGCTTACTGATAGCGCAAATTCGTAATGGCAATGACCGCGATATTATTAAACTATACACACCAGAACTGGTTGTCAGAGATTCAACAGCCCCTCCCATAGCTTTATAA
- the nagA gene encoding N-acetylglucosamine-6-phosphate deacetylase: MSVKRIHVAELFDGEQFVNDKVLSIDAGIITAIDDNVQQADEHLTGLVAPGFIDMQVNGGGGVLFNRTSSVAGVKQMLLAHAKYGTTAMLPTLITDTVEVMHQAADVIADAIALQTPGIIGIHFEGPHLSVAKKGAHSADYIRPISEQEWQVLSRQDLGKVVVTVAPENVLPSDIAKMREVGIHVCLGHTNASFAQAQRAVDAGATGFTHLYNAMSPLQGREPGVVGCALLNDDTYCGLIVDGHHVDYAACQLALKAKPMGRVFLVTDAMPPVGTNDTEFAFFDRTVTLDNGKLTSTTGELAGSALDMATAVRNTVTHLKQPLAQALNMASLYPAQYLKLPATHGRLIPGSPADFVQLNTQQQVISTWIGGAQVC; the protein is encoded by the coding sequence ATGTCAGTAAAACGTATTCATGTAGCAGAACTTTTTGATGGCGAGCAATTTGTTAACGACAAAGTGTTGAGCATTGATGCGGGTATTATTACGGCAATAGATGATAACGTGCAACAGGCAGATGAGCACCTAACGGGGTTAGTTGCGCCAGGCTTTATTGACATGCAAGTAAATGGTGGCGGTGGTGTATTGTTTAATCGTACTAGCAGTGTTGCTGGGGTTAAACAAATGCTGCTGGCACATGCCAAGTATGGCACAACTGCCATGTTGCCGACTTTAATTACTGACACGGTTGAAGTGATGCACCAAGCAGCCGATGTCATTGCTGATGCTATTGCTTTGCAGACTCCCGGTATTATTGGTATTCACTTTGAAGGCCCGCACTTATCTGTTGCAAAAAAAGGCGCTCATAGTGCTGATTATATTCGCCCTATTTCTGAACAAGAATGGCAGGTATTATCTCGCCAAGATTTAGGTAAAGTGGTGGTAACAGTTGCACCTGAAAATGTTCTGCCAAGTGATATCGCTAAAATGCGTGAGGTAGGCATACACGTTTGTTTAGGTCATACCAATGCAAGCTTTGCTCAAGCTCAGCGCGCGGTTGATGCTGGCGCAACCGGATTTACGCATTTATATAATGCTATGTCGCCATTACAGGGGCGTGAGCCAGGTGTTGTAGGCTGTGCATTATTAAACGATGACACCTATTGCGGCCTAATTGTTGATGGGCATCATGTTGATTACGCTGCATGTCAGCTTGCGTTAAAAGCAAAGCCAATGGGTCGTGTTTTTTTAGTCACTGATGCGATGCCACCAGTGGGTACGAATGACACCGAATTTGCTTTTTTTGACCGTACCGTCACCTTAGATAATGGTAAGCTCACCTCTACCACGGGAGAACTGGCAGGATCTGCGCTTGATATGGCAACCGCAGTAAGAAATACAGTAACCCATTTAAAGCAGCCATTAGCGCAAGCGCTTAATATGGCGAGTTTATATCCTGCTCAGTATTTAAAGTTGCCTGCCACACACGGGCGATTAATACCGGGTAGTCCAGCAGATTTTGTACAATTAAACACACAACAACAAGTCATTAGCACGTGGATTGGCGGCGCTCAGGTTTGTTAA
- the nagK gene encoding N-acetylglucosamine kinase — protein MITNNINNNQLFVGIDGGGTKCKAIIVNSCNEIVGTGVAGPGNPLHGFSQATHSIEQSARLALQDAGLKETPLSALIAGVGLAGVNLPSLHNQMTQWQHPFKTMHLTTDLLIACMGAHQGSDGAVMIAGTGSCGFSYVNGQSFMIGGHGFPHGDKGSGAWIGFTACQQVLLSLDKLIPSGALTNLIMKYLEVRDAMQLVEVIANKPAAFFAQLAGCVFQSAQANDAIAIAILKEGGAYLSDIARQLLDKNPPRLSFIGGLLAVMTTWLDPDIQAILSAPLSSPEMGSVLYAKQQHVNYSSQEL, from the coding sequence ATGATCACCAACAATATTAATAACAATCAACTCTTTGTGGGGATCGATGGCGGTGGCACTAAATGTAAAGCAATTATCGTCAATAGCTGTAATGAAATAGTAGGCACCGGTGTGGCAGGCCCTGGTAACCCGTTACATGGATTTAGCCAAGCAACGCATTCCATTGAGCAATCAGCGCGTTTAGCCTTGCAAGATGCAGGACTCAAAGAGACGCCTTTATCTGCATTAATCGCAGGGGTTGGCCTGGCGGGAGTTAACTTACCAAGTTTGCATAATCAAATGACCCAGTGGCAACACCCATTTAAAACTATGCATTTAACGACTGATTTACTCATTGCTTGTATGGGCGCTCATCAAGGTAGTGATGGCGCAGTGATGATTGCAGGTACTGGCTCGTGTGGATTTTCATACGTTAATGGTCAATCGTTTATGATTGGTGGTCATGGTTTCCCGCATGGCGATAAAGGCAGCGGTGCATGGATAGGCTTTACTGCTTGTCAGCAGGTGTTGTTAAGCCTAGACAAGTTAATCCCAAGTGGTGCGCTTACTAATTTGATTATGAAGTATTTAGAAGTGCGTGATGCAATGCAACTTGTTGAAGTAATTGCGAATAAACCCGCCGCCTTTTTTGCGCAACTTGCAGGTTGTGTTTTTCAATCAGCACAAGCAAACGATGCCATTGCGATTGCCATTTTAAAAGAAGGTGGCGCGTACTTAAGCGATATTGCACGTCAACTATTAGATAAAAACCCACCAAGGCTTTCGTTTATCGGTGGCTTATTAGCCGTGATGACAACATGGTTAGATCCAGACATTCAAGCTATTTTATCAGCCCCATTATCGTCACCAGAAATGGGGTCTGTACTTTACGCTAAACAACAGCACGTTAATTACAGCAGCCAGGAGTTATGA